In Spodoptera frugiperda isolate SF20-4 chromosome 31, AGI-APGP_CSIRO_Sfru_2.0, whole genome shotgun sequence, the genomic window AGGCCGCTATCTCCGCTATGATGAGAAGTTGGTAGTACCGATTATAGAAAACACTCCGTTTGAGAAGGACCTGGCGGGTTCTCTTGGTGAAGCGTTGCGACAGTACCCAGGGACCAGTGCGGTCCTGGTCAGGAGACACGGAGTCTATGTGTGGGGGGATACTTGGCAACAGGCTAAGACTATGTAAgattatattcaattatttgtttgttttttggaaTCAGTCACCTTCATTCTCACTAAACGAGGGGGCTCCATAAGACTTCCACCTTGTGCTTAAAGTGCCCAGTGtctctataaatattattatgcatgaGGTACTGCCTCATAATTAGTATTAAGTTCTATTCATAGAAAGTTAAAGGAGCATATAGAGGTACAGTCAGCACAGATATTTACTATGCAGGTAAGTAAATAAAGGTTAAGTTAGTACAGAGTTAGTAGCTATAATtgtactaaattataatatggTTTTTAATCAAGCCACATCTGTAACCATATCGGTAAAACCAACCAATTGCTACTGCCTCAGTActgaatcaatatttaatttcttatctGCATAGTAAATAGGTGTGCTGACTGTACCTATGCTAATCTCCGGTATAAAACCGGTAATAAGCTTTAAAACCTTTAGTTTCTTGCATTACTGATCTTTTAAATTCTAtctaaacaattttcttttacaaaacagGACCGAGTGCTACGACTACTTATTCGAAATGGCTGTGGAAATGAAGAAATTAAACCTGGACCCAGCCTTTGTGCCAAATAAATGATCCAAAGATTGCTCCATTGAGATCACATCAGATCCACTAAGTAGTTTATaggtaaacaaataattaattatgaagtaCAAACTGGAAAGCGTCGTAAGGATAGCTGTGAAATCGTTGTAGCTTGTATACCAcaagttttaatcaatttttaactttattagaAGGTAATAGGGCTGAAAAtctgtttaaataaatgatttgatgtGTAATTCTATACCTTACCTTGGGAAAATCATAGCTATAAGTATACCATAAACTTCGTCTCCGAGGTAAATATGGGATGatgttaaaaaacattttgttaaatatttacaaattttatacaaaCTCCATGAATACTGttaactatttttatactttgaaaaaaatatataaaatacaaacagaACACAACTCTTTCATTGCTAGACATAAAGTTTGGCGTCATCTCGCAACAGTTCAGCCACAATGGTATCGGATATAAGACTGAAGTCTTTTCCGGAACCTTTTTCCttctttttaatactttttcttCTAATACCATGGACACTGGACGTACACCTATGAAGTATCAAGTCCTTTACTTCTTGTAGTTCCGCCTTCGAGAGTAAATTCGCTCCCGAATACCCACAACCGACAGACGACACATCCTGCTTCGCCATTTGATATAAAGACTCCAAATCCAACGTCGTCCTATTCTTTTTAGCATGTATCACTTGTTTCCGTTTCAATATGCGCCTTAAGTCCTCCAGATAAGATCTGTTTTCTTCTATCTTTCCATCGATAATTTCAATCTCTTTGTCCGTTAACTTTTTCAAATCTTCATCTAGGATGTGGAATTGGTGTTTAATACTCGAAGGTAACCTTGGCAACTTGCCGGATTCtgtgaaatatgtattaagagaACATTAGCTAAAATGTTCTACAGATCAcacaatatttgatattttataatcatattttttcattggaaAACAGCTATAGCGGAAGAAAAGTCTCTTCGACTAGTAATTGGGTTATCATATTCTAGAAGCTTGGTAGGCGGATTAGGACTCGCGGTTAGGTCACTAAAAGTTTTAAGGAATCCTGCTACACCATTACTCCGTGCATACGACCTTCAAACTGTCAAGAACAGAGCGTactcatttttaaaaggccggcaacatgCCTGTTTCTCCTGTGGTATTGTGGGTGTCCATAGGgggtgattgtttaccatcaggtgacccgtctgctcgtttgcctttattccataaaaaaacaactaggtatttttatatttagtctTACCGTGATTCGGACTACCATCTTCTAGAGCAGGCTTGATAGAGAAGAAAGCCCTCATCCTCTGTACAGGTTTCAACTCATCTTTGTTCGTACGATCGTAAATGCCGTACTCCACACAAACCACCTTTTCATCAAGTCGACGTAGttcgatattatttttcttgtatttagAGAATTTCTCAGCGATTATTTTGACGCGCGGCACCTCGTAAATGTAAATGTGCTTTGGTGTACGTTCGCACACTGTTGGAGTATCTGGAGTTAATGAGGTACCTGCAAAGATGATTAGGTATTTCTATGGCTGCGTGGAATGTAAGGGACCTACTACTTTccactacatattttatgtttgtagcgtacattattaaagttatttgtaattatataaatttgTAGAAGAAATAAACTGTACcccaaatataaacaatatgttaacattatataaaatcaatattattattatatagtaaCGAATATTTGCATACGCGAATATCGTCAACAGATATTCGCTTTCTCGAATGACCTAAATATGACATTCGTCACATCACTAATACCTAtctatatttacaaatacaaatactatATACAATGCTTAGTAAAACTAaatgtacaataaaattgtcaaattaaatatttacatacaagcGACACGGACAAACTTTTCTTAGTTAATAGTTATCGGCGAGCGCCACAGCGCCAGTGCACGCGCACCCCGCGTGCTGTGGTGCGAGCGAGACCGCGCAGTCGCGCCGGAGCGCGCGATGTGCGAACGAGACAGCACGAGTGCACCGGACCACGCGCGGCCCGCGTGATGCGCACCGGGGCATGAGCaacccgcgcgccgcgccggaCGACGACTCAGTCTGCTTGACGCCTCTGCCTAGACTACTAGCTAGCTTTGCCTTATATAAACTCGCCGcgctttaataattatatgtatttaattcagtGCTTTCTATCGCTTTATCTATTTGTTCTCGCCTGTATAATAATTCACTCCTTCTAAGAACTGTACTGGTAGTGTGTCGAACGCCTAAGTCTGTATAAGACAATAAACGTTATAATACCGCTACCGTGTGGGACTTTTACTGCTTATCCACTTCAATACCCGCAAGTCATCCTCCACTACCTACATTGGTGACCCCGAACGAGCACGATGGCGGAGAACAAAGGAAACACGACGCAAGATGGCGGCCTACCAGCAGCGGAAAGTTTTCGCGTCGGAGTACGCGTACCACCTTTCAACCCCGAGAAGCCTGGTCTATGGTTTCACCAAATGGAAGCCCAGTTCGTCCTGGCTAACATCAAGTCAGACGAAACTAAATTCTACTACGTGATCGGCCACCTAGACCCACAGTACGCAGACGACGTAGAGGATATCATCGCCCACCCTCCAGCGACCGACAAATATACGAAGCTCAAAAGCGAGCTCATCAAGAGACTTTCGGCGTCGCGGGAGAAGAAAGTCATGCAGCTTCTCAGGCACGAGGAGCTAGGCGACAGGAAGCCGTCGCAATTCTACCGGCACCTCCTCAACCTGGCTGGCCCAGGTGTTCCAGAGGAGTTCCTGAGGACCATCTGGACGAGCCGTCTACCCGCAAGTACTCAAGCCATTGTGGCGTCACAATCGAAGAGGGATCTGGCTGAGCTGGCTGAGTTGGCGGACCGGATCCATGATGTCGTCGGCATCCAGGTGGGATCTACGGCAGCCATCACCACAGCTGCAACCTCTCCAGGCCATGCAGGTAACAGCGCGCAATCCGAGATTGCTGCGCTGACAAAGCAAGTGGCAATGTTGGCGGAACAAGTGGAACGATTGTCCCGGCCAAGGGGTAGATCCGGCAGTCGTACGCGTCAACGTTCCAGGTCAGGCAACAGATCGGCGTCCAGCTATAAAACGTCCCCGCTCTGCTGGTACCACAAAAACTTTGGGGAACGCGCGAGGAAATGCATAAAGCCGTGCGACTACCCTACTTCGGGAAATGTGCGGGGCAATCAGTGATGGCGGCCGATGATTGTCCAAGTGCGGGTCGCTTATTCGTCACCGATCAAAGGTCAAAGGTGCAGTTTTTGGTCGACACTGGCAGCGACCTCTGTGTCTACCCCCGATCGGCACTTTCTCGACGAGTACAGAAGACCAATTTCCAGTTATGTGCCGCTAACGGAACGCCGATACACACATACGGCTATATTAACGTATCACTCAATTTAGGCTTGCGCCGTGACTTTGTCTGGCGATTTATTGTTGCTGACGTAACAAAGGCGATAATAGGCgtggattttttatgtttttataatttagctGTCGATTGCAGGAACCAACGCCTCATCGACAACTATACAACGCTCTCCACCCCGGCTTCGTCTGCGCGTCGCTCTGATGACGTCTCGTCGGTTAAAGTAAGTCTTGGTGAGTCCGCATACACGCACATACTACGGGAATTTCCCGACGTCACTCGTCCATCAGGCATACACCGCACACCCAAACACCAGACAGTACATCACATCCGCACTACTCCTGGACCACCAGTAGCCTGTTCACCCCGCAGACTGGCCCCCGACAAACTGAAAATCGCCAGGGAGGAGTTTGACGCCATGATCAAGTGTGGCACTTCACTTGTCGTCCGTCAGAATCACCCTGGTCTTCACCTCTACATCTGGCTCCGAAGAAGAACGACGGTTGGCGCCCCTGCGGCGATTATAGGATGCTGAACGCACGGACCATCGCAGACCAGTACCCTATCCGACACATCCACGACTTCGCCCACAGCCTGTCTGGCTGTACCGTCTTTTCACAGATTGACCTGGTGAAAGCGTACAACCAGATTCCAGTCCATCCAGACGACATCCCGAAGACTGCGATCACCACGCCGTTCGGTCTTTTCGAATTTCCATACATGACGTTCGGACTTCGAAATGCCGCACAGACGTTTCAGCGCTTCGTGGATGAAATGCTCAGGGGGCTGGACTTCACGTACGCATACCTGGACGACTTCCTGGTCTTCTCTAAAGACCATAAGACCCACGAAGTCCACCTGCGTCAGCTTTTCACCAGGCTCAAGGAATACGGTATGGTCATCAACAGCTCAAAGtgtgcctttggtgtttcagagGTAACCTTTCTGGGGTATCATATTTCAGCCCAGGGTACCAAGCCCCTGCCTTCAAAAGTCGAAGCCGTACAAAACTTTCCCGCTCCTAAGACCGTAAGAGAGCTACGGAGATTCCTTGGGATGCTCAATTTTTATCGTAGGTTCATTCCTGAAGCAGCTACGCATCAAGCACCCCTGAACGCTCTCCTTACTGGCTCAGTAAAGGGTTCACACCCTGTACATTTTACAGCAGAGGAACATACAGCTTTTCAGAACTGCAAGAACAGCCTATGCCAAGCAGCATTACTGGCCCATCCTGATTGCAACGCAAAGATGGCGTTGGTCACGGATGCGTCAGACAAAGCCATCGGAGCAGTCCTGCAGCAGCTGAACGAGGGAGCATGGGAGCCACTCGCATTCTTCTCACGCAAGTTGACTCCAGCACAGGTAAAGTACTCTCCTTACGATCGAGAGTTGCTCGCCATTTACGAGAGTGTCAAGTACTTTAGACATATGTTAGAGGCTCGTCATTTCGTCATTTACACTGACCACAAGCCTATCACATATGCCTACCACTCTCGTAAAGAAAATAGTTCTCCCCGGCAATCACGTCACCTGGACTTTATTGCCCAGTTCACAACCGACATTCGACACATTTCAGGGAAGAACAATGTCGTGGCGGACACCCTTTCACGCGTGGAGGAGATTACTCAACCTGTGCACGCCGAGAGGATCGCCGCTGCTCAACTTGAGGACCCTGAACTGAAGGAACTCCTAGCTGGTGAGACTTCCTTACGCCTGCAGCAAGTTAGGATCCCAGGTACAACTTGCCAATTATACTGCGACGTCAGCACCTCAACGCCGAGACCTTTTGTGCCCAAGGAATTGCGCAGGTCAGTTTTTACAAGCCTGCACTCCTTGAGTCACCCAGGTTCCAAGGCATCTGCAAGGCTGGTCGCAGACCGGTACGTTTGGCCTGGAGTTAGGAAGGACTGTCGCGAGTGGGTTCGTTCCTGCTTGGAATGTCAACGTGCGAAAATCACACGTCACGTCTCTGCTCCAATAGGCAACTTCAAACTACCTTCATCAAGGTTTGCCTTCATCCACATTGACCTCGTAGGTCCATTGCCTCTGTGTCAAGGGTACCGATATTGTCTCACCGCCGTCGATCGCTTTACGCGATGGCCTGAGGCAATACCGATAGCAGACATAACTGCTGAAACAGTGGCAAAGGCTCTACTGAGTGGGTGGATAGCCCGTTTCGGCTGCCCATCCGATATCGTAACCGATAGAGGTAGGCAGTTCGAATCAGAGCTCTTTAAATGTTTATCTGGTATTGCTGGGTTCCGACACCGCAAAACCACAGCCTACCATCCAGCCTGTAACGGACTGGTGGAGAGATTCCACCGTCAACTCAAGGCTGCTATAACCTGCCACGCCAGTGTCAGTTGGGTGGAATCTCTTCCACTAGTCTTACTAGGCGTTCGCAGCGCTTATAAAGAAGACGCACAAGCCTCTGTCGCCGAACTAGTCTACGGTCAACCACTGCGCCTTCCAGGTGAATTTTTTGACCCGCAGACGGATGAGACTGTCGACACAGCAGACTATTTGTCCAGGCTCAGGAGTTTGGTTAGGCAACTGCGACCATCACCAGCTTCCAGACACAACAAATTCAACaagttttttatattcaaaaattTACCTACCTCATCACACGTTTTCCTCAGGGACTGCACTGCTGGTGGTTTCAAACCGGCATACTCTGGCCCTCACAAGGTCATCGAGCGAGGGGACAAGGTCTACAAGATTGTGGTACACGGGAAAGAGGTTACAGTATCGATAGACCGCCTTAAGCCGGCCTTCATACTACGTGACCCAGACACACCATACACACCACCTACCACAATAACTCATCACAACAACAACACTCATCACGACACTACAAACACGGATAACCGGAACTTACCCGACCCTGACGGTGGCGTCGTCAAAGCGACGCGGTCAGGCCGCCGTGTTAAATTTCCCGACTATTATCGCCCTTGACGGGCTCTGGAGGGGGGTGATGTAGTGACccactacatattttatgtttgtagcgtacattattaaagttatttgtaattatataaatttgTAGAAGAAATAAACTGTACctcaaatataaacaatatgttaACATTATatacaatcaatattattattatatagaatCAAAACtatgtacaataaaattgtcaaattaaatatttacatacaagcAGACACGGACAAACTTTTCTTAGTTAATAGTTATCGGCGAGCGCCACAGCGCCAGTGCACGCGCACCCCGCGTGCTGTGGTGCGAGCGAGACCGCGCAGTCGCGCCGGAGCGCGCGATGTGCGAACGAGACAGCACGAGTGCACCGGACCACGCGCGGCCCGCGTGATGCGCACCGGGGCATGAGCaacccgcgcgccgcgccggaCGACGACTCAGTCTGCTTGACGCCTCTGCCTAGACTACTAGCTAGCTTTGCCTTATATAAACTCGCCGcgctttaataattatatgtatttaattcagtGCTTTCTATCGCTTTATCTATTTGTTCTCGCCTGTATAATAATTCACTCCTTCTAAGAACTGTACTGGTAGTGTGTCGAACGCCTAAGTCTGTATAAGACAATAAACGTTATAATACCGCTACCGTGTGGGACTTTTACTGCTTATCCACTTCAACTCTTGTCTTTACCTGCAAGTCATCCTCCACTAGGAAGAAATTATGTTGTCGAACTACTACCCAAGATATTTATAACGGACACAGGACAatcttaatatacatataatatcttTGAAATGTACATAGCTACTGTATTTTaccgtcacgcctttgatcccggaagggtaggcagaggtgcacattacggcacgtaatgccaccgCAACAATgcaagtcccatataataataAGTGGTGAGCCTTTTGCCGTACTGGATACAATTTCAGACTTCAAGCTACTACgcagaaattttagaaaaaccgaacaTAGCgcggtaatactttgcccggttcgggaatcgaacccgagacccctgaCCTAGCAGTcgaacttgcaaccactagaccaacgaggcagtcatatagAAAGCACAGCTACCTATTTGTTATATATCATGTGTAACACATATTACCAAATCAAGGTGGTAAAAACACATGGTCCATGCAGACCAGATTTTAGGATATCTTCAAACCAggaatttcaaagaaaaaaacaaatgatttttgtaaaaatatattatttgatttacaTATTAAACATAGCTACACAAGCAgtctatattatttacattaccatacaaatgtataataaacattattgctATTCCtctttacttacataaaaattataatacttcAAGTCTTAGTTATAATACTTTCTAACTACACAAATGATTATCACTGTATCAGTCACGATACATTCTGGTTAAGCATAGGATTCCCCCAGTTCAGTTTCAGTCCCAAATAGGCCGGTTAgaagcaaatataaaaaaaataacagtgtCTTCTGACTAACATAGTGATCTGCCCTATTGAGAGTGGTAGACTAAGTGGGACTTACCCAATCAGTACcctaagtatgagtttgctttacgtttaaagtaatcgaaactagagcgcgtgtggcgctctgattggttggtttagtgttggttttttatggaacgagcagacgtatcacctaatagtaagcaatcgccgccgcccatggacacttgaaacaccagaggcgttaaaagtgcgttgccagccttttaggacttaggaatttaagggttgttggggaatcggggattgggaagattgggaagggaggaattgagcctccggtaacctcactcacacaatgcaagcgtgaGAATTCCACACcacgcgagcgttgtttcacgtcggttttcggtgaggccgtagtGTCACTCAGGtcgtgccggcccattcgtgtcgaagcatggctctcccacacttaaacttagTGTTCCGCAATGGATGTCTTGCCGCCGATGATGATGATCAGGATCTGCGTTTGATTAGTCCATGTAAGTCTCTTCATCAACAGTGTTCCTCTTGGGTTTCTTCTTGGGCCACGGTACTTTGTCGTGCACGTATTTGTTGTGTTGTTTCAAATCACACAAGTGAACGAACCCTTTGTCGCAGATTGTGCACTTGTAGGGACGGTGGCCGAGGTGGGCGTACTGGGGAAATAAGTGAGGAAAATTATTAGGTAACTGATAATTAGTGaatgatatttaaacacgtgattgtactcatgattacaaacaactttcccaatgAAACGCGCGCGTCTAGTTCCAAAATACATACTAGTATCCCGAAAACGCGGGCGcggggcgcctcgctgctaacagctgtgAGAGCACACGCGCgagaaattttgttattgtgtcaaaaataaaactaatgagtatataACCCCTCCCCCCTCATTCTGAGTTTAGATtttcatgaataaaaatattatttatttttaagacgtTCAGATTCATAACTTATAACATTCGAATATAAATTCTCAATAACTACTAGGTACCTAGTAAACCACCACCAAACAGTTCGACAATACCTTCATGTGCTTGCTGAGAGCGCTCTTCAACGTAAACCTTCGGGCGCACAGGTGACACTTGACCGTTTTCGGATTATGCGTACTGCGGTGTATGCAGAGCGAGCCCGACGTCTGAAACGTTTTGTCACACTCCGGGCATTTGTACGGACGCTCGCCCGTGTGTTTGTGCATATGGTACTTCAGGAAGCATTGTTTCTGGAAtgagaatttataaaaaatcggAGTATGGAAAATATAGAAGACTTCGAAAGAAACACCGGATATCTACAATattcgggttttccttcctgacgctataactccagaacgcatgaaccaATTTCCACGGCATTTTGCATTCCTTGGataggtctcgggctccgtaacgtttatagcaaagaaaattcaggaaaaaattcaagagaaaagcaggaaaacagagaaaatcattggtggcgaaacgaagttcgccgggtttgctagttggtTATAATATAGTATGAGGTCTATTTCTATGTACAATAGAGACATACCTAGCTAGTGTCAAACCATTGTAAAATCGTTGCAAAATGAatggtaaaatattaaattatttcattgatCTAATCAGTCCTCTAAGAActaattgactgcacggctgGTGCGGTGtctagcaggttcgattcccggaagtctttgtgtgatccataaattgttgtttcgggtctgggtgttgtgtatgtgaacttgtattttaataaacgcagccacgacacaggagaaaatcctagtgtgaaaacattataaaagaaaatacattaccTACTCTAGTGCACGAAAAGTTATCAAAATAGAATCATATTATACCTTAAATATCTGACCACACAGTTCACACACAAATGATGTTTCTTTTTCAATGAAGATCTTCTTCGCCTCGTCGGTGTCAGGATGGTCTGACGTCACGTGGTTCTGGTACTCCGCGCGACTTGTCAGCCATTTGTCACACTAGAATCATAGTTTATAAAGCATTATAGCATTATTAAAACTTATCACTctaattgtttcattataactttcgtgagacatactaaattaattattacggcTTACGGCTTAcggttatcggcttactcacgtaactgtttgacgaaaaactcgactagtttcaagccatgctagaggctcatattcatcagCAACATTTCATTAGCCttgaaaaaccagaggcgttaagcGCGTAGCCGGCCTTAtgggggttaagaattaaagcgttgtttcactgccgaggccgtagtatcactccgatcgagccggcccattcatgccgaagcaggctctcgcacacttaaaataatttgaagaaAACACTCGAATACTTACAATGTGACACGCGCCGGGCCATTTCTTCACCCTGGGTCTGTAGACTTGTGTTCGAGAGTGCACCAACAAGTGAGCTTTGAGATCTTCCTTATTCGAGAATGTGTCGCCACAGAATTTACAACCGTTActgaaatgttaaaaaaatatattattgcaaCGTCACGGTTTTTATCATCGAAGGGGTtcgcagatgtgcacattacgacactttatgtacattgtgCCACTGTACttcatccacttttcaccatttgagttataaatcccatgtaataggggatgagcctattgccatatactggacccAATTCCAGAAAAAAAATCAGTCGGGTAAAAAGCCCAATAGACTCGGCCGACATAtgactttgcccgacacgggaatcgaaaccgataCCCATTGCCACGGCAGTCGCAATTGTGACAAaacgactaacgaggcagtaaaaaaaatatatatattttgtaataatttgacTTATTGAAGTTTTACTTCTTGGGAGCCTGATTCACTGGCTCTATGTAGCAGCATGAATCAAATTATTATGTCAAGCAAAGTTTGCCACACCTAGCTTTCAAATGAATATATCATTTCTATTCTACAACAGTTTTTCacatagttaaaataaatactcatgaacttattaactaaaattctCTATTACCTGACTTTATGCTTAGAAGAAAGCACTAGATGTCGTTTCCACGCTAGTTCTGAAGTAAAATGTGCATTACAGTCTTCGCATTTAGGTCCCAATTCGTCATTTTCAACCTACAACAGAAAGCAATCAATGTGCAATTTGAATAACATACAAAGATTTTCTTGACAACAGCAATATTTGattattgaattattgttttttttgcgTTCATCTATTGGCGCTAGTGCAGCATTCAGTCAGGTACACATTAGCAAACAATCGATTGGTCAATAAATCAAATAGTTGAGAAACGTCTCAAGTGTTCATTAGCGCCAAAATATCTTTTTACACATACTAAAGAGGACAAAATCTgtacgaaacgagagcgcgttcggggctccgtacccttagtatcaatttactttacgtttaaagtaatcggcacgagagcgcgttcggccctTTCATTGGTTGATTAATCTGCGCCAGCCAATCAGCGCGCCGAACGTgttcttgtttcgttttcgttcaacgtaaagcaaactcgtactaagaataTTAATTGGTTAGTTCAAGGCGGTTAGAGGCAGCCAATCAAAGcgacgaacgcgctctcgttttgattactttaaccGTTAGGCAAactatactaagggtactattGATACCTCACCTGTTTGTGCACCTTCATATGATGTAAGTATAGTCCCTTCGGTCCTCCGAATACGTCGCCACACAGTTGACACACACTCTCGCGGACTGTAGACtcctttaaatgttttattcggTTGTGCATAAATAGAGAATTGGGCATGCtggaaaatacaatttatttatttttttatagtctaATTTTATCTGGTCCAATACAATGTCATACAATGTTGAATGTATCCTTTTACTATCTTATACTTCAATAGTATAAAtaaagtgtgtgtgtgtatacttgatcacgtcaaaatagctgTAGGTATTAAGATGAAATTTGGACAGATTTGATACTTTTTAACTCACGGACAGTAGCAACATAAATTTATTTCCTGCTTTTAGTTTACACGAAGACATAATTCCACTGACCTGAATATTTCTCCACAATGTTTACATGGATACTTTTTTCCTTTGTGGAGACTCACATGGGTCTTTGCTTGGTGCCTGAAACAATAATAGGGGAATGATATTTCAcctaaaattttaaactatGTAAAGTGAAGGATTGAAGCACTTTACACATGCTAGTGATATGTCTACTCacatacaataacaaacataaGAGCACACTTTGCAGCTAAACTTCCTCTTATGTGTCCTGATTCTATGTTTACACAATGCCACTTGTTGTGGAAACCACAGGTGACAGATATCACATTCATAATATCCATTTTCctgcaaaaaataattaatattgccTTATTCACATGAAAAATTATCATTAAGTAAGTTTCATAAAAATTCTTCAAATTGAGCAAGGTCCTCAAACAAAAATTCTTAAATATGGGAGCGCCATGCTATGGATTAATGGGCCAACTtgactgaagtgataccacggcatcacatcttcactacatagtataaaacaaagtcgctttttctgtcatgtgtcatgttgtccctatgaacgcttaaatctttaaaactacgcaacggattttgatgcggttttttttaatagatagagtaactcatgaggaaggtttttatgtgtaatacaggtataatatatcaccattgcacccatgcgaagctggggcgggtcgtaattatatataaaataaaatacttacagcTCTATGTTTCTTAGTATGATTCTCAAAAGCAGATTTAACCTCAAATCCTCTATAGCAGAGCTCACATTTAAACTTAcacattttgtaattattagaCTCT contains:
- the LOC118276295 gene encoding zinc finger protein 83 isoform X2, which codes for MSVLNVPVSCTSFKNSNPNVSEPTIFCLDSNLGLVMKLNKLESNLEVTHILSVHEVINVDTEIEIRQNEAEETKELEVSVKTEVADPKLDEQYESDESPIDNNAGLVHFTEETLEIEETKTKKRKFKTVMKSEDDFSDDEPLSKSMSQTDTVIKGTGKKMDMSIFDDYGTVTYLTPEDAKKELLLRKESNNYKMCKFKCELCYRGFEVKSAFENHTKKHRAENGYYECDICHLWFPQQVALCKHRIRTHKRKFSCKVCSYVCYCMHQAKTHVSLHKGKKYPCKHCGEIFSMPNSLFMHNRIKHLKESTVRESVCQLCGDVFGGPKGLYLHHMKVHKQVENDELGPKCEDCNAHFTSELAWKRHLVLSSKHKVSNGCKFCGDTFSNKEDLKAHLLVHSRTQVYRPRVKKWPGACHICDKWLTSRAEYQNHVTSDHPDTDEAKKIFIEKETSFVCELCGQIFKKQCFLKYHMHKHTGERPYKCPECDKTFQTSGSLCIHRSTHNPKTVKCHLCARRFTLKSALSKHMKYAHLGHRPYKCTICDKGFVHLCDLKQHNKYVHDKVPWPKKKPKRNTVDEETYMD
- the LOC118276295 gene encoding zinc finger protein 83 isoform X1 is translated as MGNFKYCRVCLVTDVKMFSLETSSSDSIGAVYSHLAQIPIFDKDQHVCFECASLLYKFQEFKSKCLRAHHILSRFKFGLSHITKQSINNIDRKLNKLESNLEVTHILSVHEVINVDTEIEIRQNEAEETKELEVSVKTEVADPKLDEQYESDESPIDNNAGLVHFTEETLEIEETKTKKRKFKTVMKSEDDFSDDEPLSKSMSQTDTVIKGTGKKMDMSIFDDYGTVTYLTPEDAKKELLLRKESNNYKMCKFKCELCYRGFEVKSAFENHTKKHRAENGYYECDICHLWFPQQVALCKHRIRTHKRKFSCKVCSYVCYCMHQAKTHVSLHKGKKYPCKHCGEIFSMPNSLFMHNRIKHLKESTVRESVCQLCGDVFGGPKGLYLHHMKVHKQVENDELGPKCEDCNAHFTSELAWKRHLVLSSKHKVSNGCKFCGDTFSNKEDLKAHLLVHSRTQVYRPRVKKWPGACHICDKWLTSRAEYQNHVTSDHPDTDEAKKIFIEKETSFVCELCGQIFKKQCFLKYHMHKHTGERPYKCPECDKTFQTSGSLCIHRSTHNPKTVKCHLCARRFTLKSALSKHMKYAHLGHRPYKCTICDKGFVHLCDLKQHNKYVHDKVPWPKKKPKRNTVDEETYMD
- the LOC118276194 gene encoding uncharacterized protein LOC118276194 — translated: MSYLGTSLTPDTPTVCERTPKHIYIYEVPRVKIIAEKFSKYKKNNIELRRLDEKVVCVEYGIYDRTNKDELKPVQRMRAFFSIKPALEDGSPNHESGKLPRLPSSIKHQFHILDEDLKKLTDKEIEIIDGKIEENRSYLEDLRRILKRKQVIHAKKNRTTLDLESLYQMAKQDVSSVGCGYSGANLLSKAELQEVKDLILHRCTSSVHGIRRKSIKKKEKGSGKDFSLISDTIVAELLRDDAKLYV